In Actinomadura citrea, a single window of DNA contains:
- a CDS encoding pyridoxamine 5'-phosphate oxidase, producing MDLPQGDVRLLETDVAKRLLHSTIPARLAYTAVDGTPRVMSSWFTWTGEELVMATYVHCPPMGILRPAARIRALRERPDVAVTIDTDAQPPEVLLLRGRVSITEVDGMVPEQARSARRFLGEEGGAGYVAGADHPETRMARIALRPAWVGVIDFQTRLPGVMTH from the coding sequence ATGGACCTGCCCCAGGGCGACGTGCGCCTGCTCGAAACCGACGTCGCGAAGCGCCTGCTCCACTCCACGATCCCGGCCCGCCTCGCCTACACGGCCGTCGACGGGACGCCCCGCGTCATGTCGTCCTGGTTCACCTGGACCGGCGAGGAGCTGGTGATGGCGACCTACGTCCACTGCCCGCCGATGGGCATCCTGCGCCCCGCCGCCCGCATCCGCGCTCTCCGGGAGCGTCCCGACGTCGCCGTCACCATCGACACCGACGCGCAGCCCCCGGAGGTCCTGCTCCTGCGTGGCCGCGTCTCGATCACCGAGGTGGACGGCATGGTGCCCGAGCAGGCCCGGTCGGCCCGCCGCTTCCTGGGCGAGGAAGGCGGCGCGGGCTACGTCGCCGGCGCCGACCACCCCGAGACCCGCATGGCCCGCATCGCCCTGCGGCCCGCCTGGGTCGGCGTCATCGACTTCCAGACCCGCCTCCCCGGCGTCATGACGCACTGA
- a CDS encoding TetR/AcrR family transcriptional regulator yields MEAILATGERGPRERMVFSAAQLIRRDGVTATGLREVADHAGAPRGSLQHYFPGGKEQLVNEAVEWAGRYASDRIARFTAAMARPTPGRLFAAMVRQWTEEFEATGFDRGCPVAAATVDCADSVASTRTAAAAAFAAWRQPITRELTAMGVPPRKATALATLMVSSLEGAILLARAEQSVRPLRTVARELTPYLDSHAPENPT; encoded by the coding sequence ATGGAGGCGATCTTGGCGACCGGTGAACGGGGCCCGCGGGAGCGGATGGTCTTCAGCGCGGCGCAGCTCATCCGCCGCGACGGCGTCACCGCGACCGGCCTGCGCGAGGTCGCCGACCACGCCGGGGCGCCGCGCGGCTCGCTCCAGCACTACTTCCCCGGCGGCAAGGAGCAGCTGGTCAACGAGGCGGTCGAGTGGGCCGGACGCTATGCGAGCGACCGCATCGCCCGTTTCACGGCCGCCATGGCGCGCCCCACGCCGGGCCGGCTCTTCGCGGCGATGGTCCGCCAGTGGACCGAGGAGTTCGAGGCGACGGGGTTCGACCGCGGCTGCCCCGTCGCCGCCGCCACCGTCGACTGCGCGGACTCCGTGGCGTCCACCCGGACCGCCGCGGCGGCCGCGTTCGCCGCCTGGCGGCAGCCGATCACCCGCGAGCTGACCGCCATGGGCGTCCCGCCCCGCAAGGCGACCGCCCTGGCGACCCTGATGGTCAGCTCCCTGGAAGGCGCCATCCTCCTCGCCAGAGCCGAACAGAGCGTCCGCCCCCTGCGCACCGTGGCCCGGGAGCTGACCCCCTACCTGGACTCCCACGCCCCCGAGAACCCCACCTGA
- a CDS encoding NAD(P)-dependent oxidoreductase yields MVDSDVGFLGLGVMGRPMALNLVRAGTGLVVWNRTAAKVEPLRAAGATVAADPADVLRRTRVVFLMLADGPAIDSTLGRGTPGFAANVRGRIVVHMGTTSPEYSRGLEADIQAAGGRYVEAPVSGSRGPAESGELIAMLAGEPAAVDAVRSLIAPLCGEVFVCGPVPQALQMKLAVNLYLITMVTGLAEAFHFAERHGLDGRRLLEVLDAGPMASTVSRAKARKLLDRDFAVQASIVNVLDNNRLIAEAARVARLASPLLDVCHALYGETVALGHGEADMAAVVRALEARTAAPATAV; encoded by the coding sequence ATGGTGGACAGCGACGTCGGTTTCCTCGGCCTCGGTGTCATGGGGCGGCCCATGGCGCTCAACCTCGTCCGTGCGGGGACCGGCCTCGTCGTCTGGAACCGGACCGCCGCCAAAGTCGAGCCGCTGCGCGCGGCGGGCGCGACGGTGGCGGCCGACCCCGCCGACGTCCTCCGCCGCACGCGCGTGGTGTTCCTCATGCTGGCCGACGGTCCCGCCATCGATTCCACCCTGGGACGCGGCACGCCCGGCTTCGCGGCGAACGTGCGAGGACGGATCGTCGTCCACATGGGGACGACGTCACCGGAGTACTCGCGCGGTCTCGAAGCCGACATCCAGGCCGCCGGCGGACGGTACGTCGAGGCGCCCGTGTCCGGTTCGCGGGGCCCGGCGGAGTCGGGTGAGCTCATAGCGATGCTGGCCGGGGAGCCCGCGGCCGTGGACGCCGTCCGCTCCCTGATCGCCCCCCTGTGCGGCGAGGTGTTCGTCTGCGGGCCGGTGCCGCAGGCCCTCCAGATGAAGCTGGCCGTCAACCTGTACCTGATCACCATGGTCACCGGGCTGGCGGAGGCGTTCCACTTCGCCGAGCGGCACGGCCTGGACGGACGGCGGTTGCTGGAGGTGCTCGACGCCGGACCGATGGCCAGCACCGTGTCGCGCGCCAAGGCCCGCAAACTGCTCGACCGCGACTTCGCCGTGCAGGCGTCCATCGTCAACGTCCTGGACAACAACCGCCTCATCGCGGAGGCCGCCCGCGTCGCGCGGCTCGCCTCGCCCCTGCTGGACGTGTGCCACGCCCTCTACGGCGAGACCGTCGCGCTCGGGCACGGCGAGGCCGACATGGCCGCGGTCGTGCGCGCCCTGGAGGCCCGGACGGCCGCCCCGGCGACCGCCGTCTAG
- a CDS encoding maleylpyruvate isomerase N-terminal domain-containing protein, with product MDHFSRSWTALLAAVADLPDEDFARPSGCAGWLVRDLVCHLVIDAQDVLITLVTPADGEPTVDAATYWKLVDPPTGDDPLDALIPRLAAAYEEPRLLTFHLDDVGSAAGRAARLADPAARVGTQDEVLTVGDYLAAYVIEWTLHHLDLIAHLPEGPEPPAESLAAARALLERIAGSPFPASFSDRDALLVGTGRRAPTGAEQAELGDLAARVPFVLG from the coding sequence GTGGATCACTTCTCACGCTCGTGGACGGCCCTGCTCGCGGCGGTCGCCGACCTCCCGGACGAGGACTTCGCGCGCCCGTCCGGCTGCGCCGGCTGGCTCGTGCGGGACCTGGTGTGCCACCTGGTCATCGACGCCCAGGACGTCCTGATCACCCTGGTCACCCCCGCCGACGGCGAACCGACCGTGGACGCGGCCACCTACTGGAAGCTCGTCGACCCCCCGACCGGCGACGACCCCCTCGACGCGCTCATCCCGCGGCTGGCCGCCGCCTACGAGGAGCCGCGGCTGCTCACCTTCCACCTCGACGACGTCGGCTCGGCCGCGGGACGCGCCGCGCGGCTCGCCGACCCCGCCGCCCGCGTCGGCACCCAGGACGAGGTCCTGACGGTCGGCGACTACCTGGCCGCGTACGTGATCGAGTGGACGCTGCACCACCTCGACCTGATCGCGCACCTGCCGGAGGGGCCGGAGCCGCCCGCCGAGTCCCTCGCGGCCGCCCGCGCGTTGCTGGAAAGGATCGCCGGGAGCCCCTTCCCCGCCTCGTTCTCCGATCGGGACGCGCTGCTGGTCGGCACCGGACGCCGCGCGCCGACCGGCGCGGAGCAGGCCGAACTGGGCGACCTCGCCGCGAGGGTCCCCTTCGTCCTCGGCTGA
- a CDS encoding DUF3303 family protein gives MLRAVMDTQVSNGAIKTGRLSEIVNSLVDRLDPEAAYFGPGDGERCCVLVFDLDDTATIPTIAEPLFQELGAKIEITPVMNREDLQKGLAAL, from the coding sequence ATGCTGAGAGCGGTGATGGACACCCAGGTCTCGAACGGCGCGATCAAGACCGGCAGGCTGTCGGAGATCGTGAATTCACTGGTGGACCGGCTCGATCCCGAGGCGGCGTACTTCGGCCCGGGCGACGGCGAGCGTTGCTGCGTCCTCGTCTTCGATCTGGACGACACCGCGACGATTCCCACCATCGCCGAGCCGCTCTTCCAGGAGCTGGGCGCGAAGATCGAGATCACCCCGGTGATGAACCGGGAGGACCTGCAGAAGGGCCTCGCCGCGTTGTAG
- a CDS encoding DinB family protein, translating into MNVDTAQNVTGERADLLAELAKARHFLRFTTRDLTDEQAGRRTTASELCLGGLVKHVTSCERGWVDFILEGAAAMGDFSQMTEEDWKRRADEFTMLPGETLAGVLDAYAEVARRTDELVPTLPDLDVRHELPKAPWNTETHWSIRRVLLHITAETAQHAGHADIIRESLDGAKSMG; encoded by the coding sequence ATGAACGTTGACACTGCGCAGAACGTCACCGGGGAGCGGGCGGATCTGCTGGCGGAGCTCGCCAAGGCGCGGCACTTCCTGCGGTTCACCACGCGGGACCTCACCGACGAGCAGGCGGGGCGGCGGACCACGGCGAGCGAGCTGTGCCTCGGGGGTCTCGTCAAGCACGTCACGTCCTGCGAGCGGGGCTGGGTGGACTTCATCCTCGAAGGCGCCGCCGCGATGGGCGACTTCTCCCAGATGACCGAGGAGGACTGGAAGCGCCGCGCGGACGAGTTCACCATGCTCCCCGGCGAGACGCTGGCCGGAGTTCTGGACGCCTACGCCGAAGTGGCCCGGCGGACCGACGAACTGGTCCCGACCCTGCCCGACCTGGACGTCCGGCACGAGCTGCCCAAAGCCCCATGGAACACCGAGACGCACTGGTCGATCCGCCGGGTGCTCCTGCACATCACGGCCGAGACGGCCCAGCACGCGGGCCACGCCGACATCATCCGGGAGTCGCTGGACGGGGCCAAGAGCATGGGCTGA
- a CDS encoding TerC family protein, with translation MDAVPAWAWGATIALIIALFVFDLLVAVRRPHAVHIREATFWSVFYIAVAVLFGGAVWILAGSTAGTEYFSGWIVEKSLSVDNLFVFVIIMARFSVPAEYQQKTLLFGIGAALILRAVLIAIGAAAINLFSFTFLIFGLILIWTAVQLIRHRNEEPDVEDTFLVRRARKILPVSQDFHGGRMLAHEDGRRVMTPLLLVFVAIGSTDVLFALDSIPAVFGVTDDPFIVFTANAFALLGLRALYFLIEGLLERLVYLSIGLSVILAFIGVKLILEFLHQDVSTSVPEIPTPLSLGVILVILLFTTGASLVRVHHHPEEKAKPGSLRKRREKKPREEEPAAR, from the coding sequence ATGGACGCCGTACCCGCATGGGCGTGGGGCGCGACGATCGCACTGATCATCGCGCTCTTCGTGTTCGACCTGCTGGTCGCCGTCCGGCGGCCGCACGCGGTGCACATCCGGGAGGCGACGTTCTGGTCGGTCTTCTACATCGCCGTCGCGGTCCTGTTCGGCGGCGCGGTGTGGATCCTCGCCGGGTCGACGGCGGGCACCGAGTACTTCTCCGGCTGGATCGTGGAGAAGAGCCTGTCGGTCGACAACCTCTTCGTCTTCGTGATCATCATGGCCAGGTTCTCGGTGCCCGCCGAGTACCAGCAGAAGACGCTGCTGTTCGGCATCGGCGCGGCGCTGATCCTGCGGGCCGTCCTGATCGCGATCGGCGCCGCCGCGATCAACCTGTTCTCCTTCACGTTCCTGATCTTCGGGCTGATCCTGATCTGGACGGCGGTCCAGCTCATCCGGCACCGCAACGAGGAACCCGACGTGGAGGACACGTTCCTCGTCCGCCGGGCCCGCAAGATCCTGCCGGTGAGCCAGGACTTCCACGGCGGGCGGATGCTCGCCCACGAGGACGGCCGGCGCGTGATGACGCCGCTGCTGCTGGTCTTCGTCGCCATCGGCAGCACGGACGTGCTGTTCGCGCTGGACTCCATCCCGGCCGTGTTCGGCGTGACCGACGACCCGTTCATCGTCTTCACCGCCAACGCGTTCGCCCTGCTGGGGCTGCGCGCCCTCTACTTCCTGATCGAGGGCCTGCTCGAACGCCTCGTCTACCTGTCGATCGGCCTGTCGGTCATCCTCGCGTTCATCGGCGTCAAGCTGATCCTGGAGTTCCTGCACCAGGACGTCTCCACGTCCGTCCCCGAGATCCCGACGCCCCTCTCCCTCGGCGTGATCCTGGTGATCCTGCTGTTCACTACGGGCGCCAGCCTGGTCCGCGTCCACCACCACCCGGAGGAGAAGGCCAAGCCCGGTTCCCTGCGCAAGCGCCGCGAGAAGAAGCCTCGCGAGGAGGAACCGGCCGCCCGCTGA
- a CDS encoding DsrE family protein, with amino-acid sequence MARPLVIKVTAGADAPERCNQAFTVAAAAAASGVGVSLWLTGESAWFALPGRAAEFSLPHATSLDDLLGVILAAGRVTLCTQCAARRGIGPDDVLPGIRIAGAPTFVEEITLPDVQALVY; translated from the coding sequence ATGGCAAGACCACTGGTCATCAAGGTGACGGCCGGCGCGGACGCCCCCGAGCGCTGCAACCAGGCGTTCACGGTCGCGGCGGCCGCCGCGGCGAGCGGGGTCGGGGTCTCCCTGTGGCTGACCGGGGAGTCGGCATGGTTCGCGCTGCCGGGACGGGCCGCCGAGTTCTCACTGCCCCACGCCACTTCCCTGGACGACCTTCTGGGCGTCATCCTCGCCGCGGGCCGCGTCACGCTCTGCACCCAGTGCGCCGCCCGCCGCGGGATCGGCCCGGACGACGTCCTGCCGGGCATCCGCATCGCCGGCGCCCCGACCTTCGTCGAAGAGATCACCCTCCCGGACGTCCAGGCCCTCGTGTACTGA
- a CDS encoding FABP family protein, with amino-acid sequence MDVELHPDLEPLKFLLGTWEGAGVGGYPTIESFNFGQEISFTHVGKPFLIYASRTWKIEEDGTLGRPLGMETGYWRPRPDHQVEVTLAHPTGIIEIYVGNVAFNRVELHTDVVARTESAKEVTGGHRLYGLIGEDLGWAYDMAAMGHELQSHLSAQLKKVS; translated from the coding sequence ATGGACGTTGAGCTGCACCCGGACCTTGAGCCGCTGAAGTTCCTGCTCGGCACCTGGGAAGGCGCCGGCGTGGGCGGCTATCCCACGATCGAGTCGTTCAACTTCGGCCAGGAGATCTCGTTCACGCACGTCGGGAAGCCCTTCCTGATCTACGCGAGCCGGACCTGGAAGATCGAGGAGGACGGCACGCTCGGGCGTCCGCTGGGCATGGAGACCGGGTACTGGCGGCCGCGGCCCGACCACCAGGTGGAGGTGACGCTGGCCCACCCGACGGGGATCATCGAGATCTACGTGGGGAACGTGGCCTTCAACCGGGTGGAGTTGCACACGGACGTCGTCGCGCGGACGGAGTCGGCCAAGGAGGTCACCGGCGGCCACCGCCTCTACGGGCTGATCGGCGAGGATCTCGGCTGGGCGTACGACATGGCGGCGATGGGGCACGAGCTCCAGTCGCACCTGTCGGCCCAGCTGAAGAAGGTGTCCTGA
- a CDS encoding Fur family transcriptional regulator — translation MVESWQEELRAKGYRVTPQRQLVLEAVTNLEHATPEEICTEVQRTARGVNISTVYRTLELLEELGLVKHAHLGHGPPNYHLAAEAEHIHLVCRGCHTVEDVDPRAAAGLADVLARDFGFETDVHHLTVYGRCKDCGGG, via the coding sequence ATGGTCGAGTCGTGGCAGGAGGAGCTGCGGGCGAAGGGGTACCGGGTGACCCCGCAACGCCAGTTGGTGCTCGAAGCCGTCACCAACCTGGAGCACGCGACCCCCGAGGAGATCTGCACCGAGGTGCAGCGCACCGCCCGCGGCGTGAACATCTCCACCGTGTACCGGACGCTCGAACTCCTGGAGGAGCTCGGGCTCGTCAAGCACGCCCACCTCGGGCACGGCCCGCCGAACTACCACCTCGCCGCCGAGGCCGAGCACATCCACCTCGTCTGCCGGGGCTGCCACACCGTGGAGGACGTCGACCCGCGCGCGGCGGCCGGCCTCGCCGACGTCCTGGCGCGCGACTTCGGCTTCGAGACCGACGTCCACCACCTGACCGTCTACGGGCGCTGCAAGGACTGCGGCGGGGGATAG
- a CDS encoding YgfZ/GcvT domain-containing protein, with protein MESPLLQSPGAVAADAPDQEVAAHYGDPAREQRSLEEGTAFVDRSNRGVVRVSGPDRLSWLHSLLSQHLDGLKPSEPTEALLLSPNGHIEHHLFLVDDGEAVWAHVEPGTAPALVEFLDRMRFMLRVEVADVSEEFMVVTGPAGPADGRPAWPDAAGTTTRIVPRGEFPADLKPAGTWAYEALRIAEHRPRFGLDTDHRTIPHEAGYVETAVHLNKGCYRGQETVARVHNLGRPPRRLVFLHLDGSVDRLPASGDPLEIPGGRTVGFVGSAARHHELGPIALAMVKRNVPVDTELLAGGVAAAQEVVVSPETGANAQIALRRRPAKHG; from the coding sequence ATGGAGAGCCCTCTGCTGCAGTCGCCCGGAGCCGTCGCCGCCGACGCGCCCGACCAGGAGGTCGCCGCGCACTACGGGGACCCCGCACGGGAGCAACGCTCCCTGGAGGAGGGGACGGCGTTCGTCGACCGGAGCAACCGGGGCGTCGTCCGCGTCTCCGGGCCGGACCGGCTCAGCTGGCTGCACAGCCTGCTGAGCCAGCACCTGGACGGGCTGAAGCCGTCCGAGCCGACCGAGGCGCTGCTGCTCAGCCCGAACGGGCACATCGAGCACCACCTGTTCCTCGTCGACGACGGGGAGGCCGTCTGGGCCCACGTCGAGCCGGGGACGGCCCCGGCGCTGGTGGAGTTCCTCGACCGGATGCGGTTCATGCTGCGCGTCGAGGTCGCCGACGTGTCGGAGGAGTTCATGGTGGTCACGGGGCCGGCTGGTCCCGCCGACGGCCGTCCCGCCTGGCCGGACGCCGCGGGGACGACGACGCGGATCGTCCCGCGCGGCGAGTTCCCGGCCGACCTGAAGCCGGCGGGGACCTGGGCGTACGAGGCGCTGCGCATCGCCGAGCACCGCCCCCGGTTCGGCCTCGACACCGACCACCGGACGATCCCGCACGAGGCCGGGTACGTGGAGACGGCCGTCCACCTGAACAAGGGCTGCTACCGGGGGCAGGAGACCGTCGCGCGCGTCCACAACCTGGGGCGGCCTCCGCGCCGCCTGGTGTTCCTCCACCTGGACGGCAGCGTCGACCGCCTGCCCGCGTCCGGCGATCCGCTGGAGATCCCCGGGGGCCGGACGGTCGGGTTCGTCGGGTCGGCGGCCCGGCACCACGAGCTGGGGCCGATCGCGCTGGCGATGGTGAAGCGGAACGTCCCGGTGGACACCGAGCTGCTCGCGGGCGGCGTCGCGGCGGCGCAGGAGGTCGTCGTGTCGCCGGAGACGGGCGCGAACGCGCAGATCGCTCTGCGCCGCCGGCCCGCGAAACACGGGTAG
- the dtd gene encoding D-aminoacyl-tRNA deacylase: MRAVVQRVSQASVSVDGRVVGAIGGPGLLVLVGVTHDDDAEKARRLASKLWGLRILEGEKSCSDVNAPLLVVSQFTLYGDARKGRRPSWTAAAPGPVAEPLVDAVVRELRELGAMVETGEFGADMKVALVNDGPITLVLDV; the protein is encoded by the coding sequence ATGCGTGCTGTAGTCCAGAGGGTGAGCCAGGCCAGCGTGTCCGTGGACGGGCGCGTCGTCGGCGCGATCGGGGGGCCGGGGCTGCTGGTCCTCGTCGGCGTGACGCACGACGACGACGCGGAAAAGGCCCGCAGGCTGGCGTCCAAGCTGTGGGGGCTGCGCATCCTGGAGGGCGAGAAGTCGTGTTCCGACGTGAACGCGCCGCTGCTCGTCGTGAGCCAATTCACTCTCTACGGGGACGCGCGGAAGGGCCGCCGCCCGAGCTGGACGGCCGCCGCGCCCGGACCCGTCGCCGAGCCCCTGGTGGACGCTGTGGTCCGGGAGCTGCGCGAGCTGGGCGCGATGGTCGAGACCGGAGAGTTCGGGGCGGACATGAAGGTCGCGCTCGTCAACGACGGCCCGATCACGCTGGTCCTGGACGTCTGA
- a CDS encoding 3-keto-5-aminohexanoate cleavage protein → MGATTLITVAPTGAESAKADVPALPVTLDELVQTAKECEAAGAAVIHVHIRDDDARPTLDPSRLRDTVTALRESTGLIVQLSTGGAVTDPYEDRLRVLDAEPDMCSLTCGTVNFGDDVFMNPWSFMVELYERTLELGIVPEFELFDLGHITSLRRLLDKHGLPYGGHVHCDLVMGVPGGMPGDARTLVAAVEALPEGATWSATGIGRTSLPVLFAALSAGGHLRVGMEDTVTFAKGRPVTANVQLVERAAQAAHLAQRPPMPPTEARALLAIEPR, encoded by the coding sequence ATGGGAGCAACGACGCTCATCACGGTGGCGCCCACGGGTGCGGAGTCCGCCAAGGCGGACGTCCCGGCCCTGCCCGTCACCCTGGATGAACTGGTCCAGACGGCCAAGGAGTGCGAGGCGGCCGGCGCGGCCGTGATCCACGTGCACATCCGCGACGACGACGCGCGACCCACGCTCGACCCGTCCCGGCTGCGGGACACGGTGACGGCGCTGCGGGAGAGCACGGGACTGATCGTCCAGCTGTCCACGGGCGGTGCGGTCACCGACCCGTACGAGGACCGGCTCCGCGTCCTGGACGCCGAGCCCGACATGTGCTCGCTCACCTGCGGGACGGTCAACTTCGGCGACGACGTGTTCATGAACCCGTGGTCGTTCATGGTGGAGCTGTACGAGCGCACCCTGGAGCTCGGGATCGTCCCCGAGTTCGAGCTGTTCGACCTCGGCCACATCACCTCGCTGCGCCGCCTCCTGGACAAGCACGGGCTCCCCTACGGCGGCCACGTCCACTGCGACCTGGTCATGGGCGTCCCGGGCGGCATGCCGGGCGACGCCCGCACCCTGGTCGCCGCCGTCGAGGCCCTCCCGGAGGGCGCGACGTGGTCGGCCACCGGCATCGGCCGGACGTCCCTGCCCGTCCTGTTCGCCGCCCTGTCGGCGGGCGGGCACCTGCGGGTCGGCATGGAGGACACGGTCACCTTCGCCAAGGGCCGCCCGGTCACGGCGAACGTCCAGCTGGTGGAGCGCGCGGCCCAGGCGGCCCACCTGGCCCAACGCCCCCCCATGCCCCCCACCGAGGCCCGCGCCCTCCTGGCCATCGAACCTCGCTGA
- a CDS encoding asparaginase produces the protein MDVNPVLVEVERSGFVESRHRGAAIGLAADGGVAFRAGETGAPIFPRSANKPMQAVAMLRSGLELGGELLALAAGSHSGEDFHVEGVEKVLAGAGLVAGDLRCPESWPIDPVAQQEVARTGGGVSRLRMNCSGKHAAMLATCVTAGWPTDSYLDPGHPLQRAVREVVEELAGEDATAVGVDGCGAPLFAVSIVGVARAFRALVLAEPGTHGRRVADAMRTHPQWTSGTRREERQLMEAVPGLLVKCGAEGVDAFAFADGRAGVVKIDDGAMRARTPVTVALLRALGVHDGADGGALDELAIVEVRGGDGVVGAIRPAPGVFDRAA, from the coding sequence GTGGACGTCAATCCTGTGCTGGTCGAGGTGGAGCGTTCCGGGTTCGTGGAGTCCCGGCATCGGGGGGCGGCGATCGGGCTGGCCGCCGACGGGGGCGTCGCCTTCCGGGCGGGGGAGACCGGTGCGCCGATCTTCCCCCGGTCGGCGAACAAGCCGATGCAGGCGGTCGCGATGCTGCGCAGCGGGCTCGAACTCGGCGGCGAGCTGCTCGCGCTCGCGGCCGGCAGCCACTCCGGTGAGGACTTCCACGTCGAGGGAGTGGAGAAGGTCCTCGCGGGCGCCGGGCTGGTGGCCGGCGACCTGCGCTGCCCCGAGAGCTGGCCGATCGACCCCGTGGCGCAGCAGGAGGTCGCCCGGACGGGCGGCGGCGTCTCCAGGCTGCGGATGAACTGCTCCGGGAAGCACGCCGCGATGCTCGCCACATGTGTCACGGCGGGATGGCCCACCGACTCCTATCTCGACCCCGGCCACCCGTTGCAACGGGCCGTCCGGGAGGTCGTCGAAGAGCTGGCCGGTGAGGATGCCACGGCGGTCGGCGTCGACGGGTGCGGGGCGCCGCTGTTCGCCGTGTCCATCGTGGGCGTCGCGCGGGCGTTCCGGGCGCTCGTCCTCGCCGAACCGGGTACGCACGGGCGGCGCGTCGCCGACGCCATGCGGACGCACCCGCAGTGGACGTCCGGGACCCGGCGCGAGGAGCGGCAGCTGATGGAGGCCGTCCCCGGCCTGCTCGTCAAGTGCGGCGCCGAGGGCGTGGACGCCTTCGCGTTCGCCGACGGGCGCGCGGGGGTCGTCAAGATCGACGACGGGGCGATGCGGGCGCGGACGCCCGTGACCGTCGCGCTGCTGCGCGCCCTCGGCGTCCACGACGGCGCCGACGGGGGCGCCCTGGACGAGCTGGCGATCGTCGAGGTGCGCGGCGGGGACGGCGTCGTCGGCGCCATCCGCCCGGCACCGGGCGTCTTCGACCGGGCGGCCTAG
- a CDS encoding TetR/AcrR family transcriptional regulator: MRRNPARRAALLDAAIEVLAREGSRGLTLRAIDAEAGVPTGTATNYFANRADLLTQVMHRTRERLTPDPQALAETMRQAPTHALVTELMHQLLGRMRADRTGYLAMLELRLEATRRPELHAELGGFLTAEHEEIVRYHLDAGLPGDATGVGLLYFAMAGLLLDDFTAPAITEPYDTDALIDKMVNRLLPEGG, encoded by the coding sequence GTGCGACGCAACCCCGCCCGTCGGGCCGCCCTGCTGGACGCGGCGATCGAGGTCCTGGCCCGAGAGGGGTCGCGCGGCCTGACACTGCGCGCGATCGACGCCGAGGCGGGCGTCCCCACCGGCACCGCCACGAACTACTTCGCCAACCGCGCCGACCTGCTCACCCAGGTCATGCACCGCACCCGCGAGCGCCTCACCCCCGACCCGCAGGCACTGGCCGAGACGATGCGGCAGGCGCCCACGCACGCACTGGTCACCGAGCTGATGCACCAGCTCCTCGGCCGCATGCGGGCCGACCGGACCGGCTACCTGGCCATGCTGGAGCTGCGCCTGGAGGCGACCCGGCGCCCGGAGCTGCACGCCGAGCTCGGCGGCTTCCTCACCGCCGAGCACGAGGAGATCGTCCGCTACCACCTGGACGCGGGCCTGCCCGGCGACGCCACGGGCGTCGGCCTGCTGTACTTCGCGATGGCCGGGCTGCTCCTGGACGACTTCACCGCCCCCGCCATCACGGAGCCCTACGACACCGACGCCCTGATCGACAAGATGGTGAACCGGCTGCTGCCGGAGGGGGGCTAG
- a CDS encoding dihydrofolate reductase family protein — MRKLVYYVSATLDGFIAGPEGQFDFFPFEGEPAEMIMAEYPETLPAHARGPLGIGDAPNRHFDTVVMGRGTYEPGLAIGLTSPYPQLEQYVVSTTLGIEDPAVTVVPRDPVGLVRGLKERDGLDIWLAGGGKLAAALVDEIDALVIKRHPMVIGSGIPLFDGPFSLAAFTPTDAHAFDSGLVVTIYSRAEDAERPPAAWFSSGKS; from the coding sequence ATGCGCAAGCTGGTCTACTACGTCTCCGCCACCCTCGACGGCTTCATCGCCGGACCGGAGGGGCAGTTCGATTTCTTTCCCTTCGAGGGCGAGCCCGCCGAGATGATCATGGCCGAGTATCCCGAGACGCTGCCGGCCCATGCCCGCGGTCCGCTCGGCATAGGCGACGCCCCGAACCGCCATTTCGACACCGTCGTCATGGGGCGGGGTACCTATGAGCCGGGTCTGGCCATCGGGCTCACCAGCCCGTATCCGCAGCTGGAGCAGTACGTCGTCTCGACGACGCTCGGCATCGAGGACCCGGCCGTGACCGTCGTCCCCCGGGACCCGGTCGGCCTGGTCCGGGGGCTGAAGGAGCGGGACGGCCTCGACATCTGGCTCGCAGGCGGCGGGAAGCTCGCCGCCGCGCTGGTGGACGAGATCGACGCGCTGGTCATCAAGCGCCACCCGATGGTGATCGGATCCGGGATCCCCCTGTTCGACGGGCCCTTCTCCCTGGCGGCGTTCACCCCGACCGACGCCCACGCCTTCGACTCCGGGCTCGTCGTCACCATCTACTCCCGCGCAGAGGACGCGGAGCGGCCCCCGGCCGCCTGGTTCTCCAGCGGTAAGTCGTGA